ATTGAGTATTGAGTTCTGCTTGTCCATTTTAATCTTAAGGGAACAATAGATCCACCACACATCCCCAGCTATAAAGAACAGCTTTCTCGGGACACCAGAGGCAGCTACAATATTTAGTGTTAGAAGTTAttggttaaaaaaattaactacaacacagaagaaacagGGTCATGCAACCACAGCACTTTTGGGTCTTCTGAAAGTCACAGCATGGTAGTATGGAAACTGCTAGAATGAGATTagggaggtttttgtttgttcctaATACCAATGTTAAAGAGCTCTTGAATTGAACATCATGGGTCAAAGTTAAAATCTTCAACATTTCTCAATTCCAACCCAGTCCACTTAGAGTACTGAATGCTCACTCATGTTCCTTGCATGTGCTCAGCCTGCTGCCTCACCAGTAGGTTTTACTCCCAATGTATTGTCCCACTACATTTTAACTGGGGGGAAGATACTGTGACCTGCATAGAAGTCAATATTCAGCTTTTGAAATACACATGCTGAAAGTCATACTGATCTTCACAGCAGAGCTAACTGAGCAAGATCAGGCTTGACAATTCTTAAACTGCCACTGTTCAAGTAtttcctgaacaaaaaaaaaaaaggtcttatttGTGGCTGTGGTTTACAAGCCACTAAATGGAATGGTCAAGAATTGAGGCTGCATCTAGTCAGTCTTTAACATTGATTcccctttatttcttttccaggatATGGCTGTCTTCAAGAAGTCTGGTTCTGTTTGTTTCAAACATCACAGAAGGCTGTGAGCTTCACAGGTCTTGGTTTTTCTGTATAGCATAGGCACTACATCAGTGAAAACTTAAACCTTCCTTTTGGGTTGCTTTCATCTCCCTCCTTATAAATCCATATTCCTGTACACTTGATGATTTTCAGTACATCTTTTAAGTACTCTTAAGTGTTTTTGCATCTGCATTTAAGCATTTCATCTTATTAAAACAGCATTATTTCACCTTCATCACCACAATATGCTCAACCAAAGCATCTCTTACACCTTGATCTGAAGTATCAGCTGCAGAGGAGAGCCCACATGAGGGGTAGGCCAGAGTTAAGTGTTCACATAAAATGAGAAAGGAGATAACACGCAGTTTTCACCTTGGAAGAGTCAAGGCTCACTCATACAAGAGCAATAAGACTTTTCCTTGCTCTGAATAAGACAAATACAACAAAAGGAAGTGAGAATAGAGCAGGAACATTCAAAATGCCATTATTACCCACAGATCTCAGATGAGACCACTTCAAGATTAGTTTCTTCTGTctcacaaattaaaatttaatccaTCTTGCACAACTTGTTTTAGCATTCACACTGCAGCATTATTGATTCTTCACCTTAACTACTTAGCCTTtttttggtttccctttttagCATTTGGACTAAAAGAATATTTAATCCACTAGCTCAGTtgcaaaataatgacaaaaacaaGAAAGCAGAGAAGGCACAGTCTTCTTCAGAtattatagttaaaaaaaaaaatcaggcaatttTGTATACCAGAGAATTAAACTTTAAGGAAGTTAAATGCAACTATTGTATTTAGTCTTTACTTAGTCTTGCAGCTAAGTAAACTctaaaaaagtaaaacagaaggaaagtttGGCTTCTAGGAAGACACCGCATGGTAAAGCATTTAGTAAATTCAGACCTGGACACCTCCTACTATGTTAGATACACCAGATCTGTTGGCCCAGGAACATGAGATATGACTGTGGTCATAGACTGTTCATAAGATCAAAACCCATCTCTTCCCCATTGCTATTGTGACATGACCATACCAATGTCTTCAAACCACTATATCACTAGGAAAACAGTTCTGCACTTGAGACATTCATTACTACAATGCTACAGTAATTGCAGTTCAGTAAGCACTGTTACTTATGAGTAGAGAAAGGCTTATTAACATGGGGTTTCCAGACACCTTATGTTCAGCCTGAAACACTGTAAACAGGCTGATACTCATAAGCCTGATAGATTTAGCAAGACTCTTGCTCAGTACATTCACCATTTCCTTGTGAAACAGGCAACCAACAAATTCACCACTCCCCATTGTAACTAGGCACCACTGGCTCTGACCTTTATATTGAGCCACCTACTTTAAAGGAGTTGGCTGCAGGCTTGAGTGAAGTCCATAGCCTACCTTTAAGACATTCATCCACAAGCCATGAAATTCATTGCATGGAGACAATCCATGGATCTAGGCCCCCACCATAAAGTGGATATCACAGACATGAGCATGGGATATCTGGTCACATCATTATCAGTAAGTACCAAGACAGATCATTTACTTGACTAGAAAGCGTTTGAAGCAAGAGACCAACAACTGCATAGGCTAGACTGAAACTGAATGCTCCCCTCCCTTAAAGGATATTTACTTTGAGACAAGCGAATCTGTCATTACCACTACCTTCATTTTGGAGGAATACAAGGGTTTGCATTACTAGGAGGATTTACCAGCCCGGACAGGGAGGAGGCAAGGGGAAGAAAGTCTTCACATCAAGGGAAGTGAAACCCTGAAGCTAAGAAGAGCCTCATGACACACACACTGGTATAATCAGgttctaaaattaaattaagaggcTTGTTAGCTGGTACTTAGTATGTCTGCTGAATTGCATGTTATGTCAAGTGTTAAGCATATTCTTACTTGGAAATACATAATGCTCTGTACAGATTACTCTTAGGAAGCAGTAAGCACTGAAGCTTTTAAACTCTTTACTGTAAGAGAATGCCTCAGACTTACCTTGCCATTTAGATGAGCTGAATATAGTTCTCTACATGTTGACCAACAtgaacaactgatttttttttttaactgctttggACAGGGGTTGTGTTTAAGAGTACTCAAggtagtgttttgtttgttttttaaaaacactacACAACAAATAACTGGGGGGGGCACAGGACAGTGTAGCAGCTCAGGATAAGATAGTTAATAGTTAGTCCTGTCCCATCACCCCCCTCCTTTCTGTTAAGAGTGAGGTTTCTCTAGAGACGGCAGAGCACACATGTTCAGCAGTGATCTAGTGGCAGGAGGGGTCATCTCAGACAGCTGTGCCATAACACAATTGAATACCACAAGTATGACACAGCAGCCATCTAGCTCAACTCTACTGTTCCAGTACCCCGCAGCTTTTGTCATTGCTCTCCACTGCAGTCTGTCCACCAGTGTTTGAAGTGTTCCTAAGGCTCTGCCAGCCACAAgctccccttcctccagctccctgcagaggaATCCCCCTTATTCACCTCCATAAAGGGAAGTTTGACTTTTACCTCAACATTGATGGTCTTCTACACACAAGTGCAGAGTTCATAAACCACTTGCATCGGGATGTTTTTGCTGTGATATGGTAAAGAAGTTGCAGAAAATAGGTTCTTGATCTTGtcatagaagaggaagaaacaagatACTGCAGCAAATCACCCATGTCTATGAAGATGTCAGGTTGTGTTGGTTCAAGCCACACTTTATCCACTTCAGCTAGCTTAAAAGCCCTGCTcacaattattttgtaaaaaaaaaaaccacacacaacaaaaaaacacacaaccctTTCCACTCACTGTTACTGCAGATATTAATTGGAGTCAGAAGATTCACAGAGGAACAGTGTGATAAGACATTTATTAAAAGTGCTGTCAGTTATATTAAGAGCTATAGTTTaatatccttttttaaaaaggcatctaATTTAAAATACTAGCTAAAAACCATTCTGATCACTATGGCTACATGACCTGCAGAGCTCTCTGAAATGTTAgaccagctttgctgattgggACAAAGTAATCTTCAAGTCCAGGATCCACAGTCACTACTGTAGAGGAAGAACTGCTGGGGGCTCCAGAAGAGACACCTGCAGGTACCTGGAATAGAAATGCAGTCACTAAAGATATTAGTTTAGCTGACAAATTTGAAGATATCACCTTCCTATGCAATAcattggggaagaaaagaatgatCCTGCAACATTGCAGAAGGATTGTTATCCAGTACATCTGTATACCTATGGATGAACTACTTTTCTGGTCAGAAAAGTTTTCCCctgaagaggctgagagaggcTTCTGTTTCAGGAATAGAAGATGACCACTATGAGAAGTTTGTCAGCTACAGCAGCTGTAGCCCAAACTGCTAAACCAGAGTCATCCTGTGCTTATAGCCTCCAAGTTACAGAACACTGGCTTCCTGATTACTTACTTTGAGTGCTTATACTTCTCCTTAATTGCTTGCAGTTGGCAATGGGGAGCATCAAGGCATGCTTTATGCAGATCAGTCAGGCAAGGCACTATCTCACTTAATGAATACCCAGTGAACACAGCAAGTGTTTCCGGCTGgtcagaggagaaaaaccagtgttACTCTATTGTAGGCAACATTAATGTAGAAGATCATTTTCTCCAGAAGAAGAAACCATTTTCACTACATCAGTGCTCACTCTGGATTCTTTAGGTTTGAAAAGGATTGAAGTGTATCCTGCCATCAGTTTCGCTCTAGGTCTTCCTTGGCACCAGGAGATCTGACAGGAAGATCCTTCTGCTCTAAGCATGTGGCATCCATTACATCTCTTCTGGATCCTGCTCTCTGCTAAAGCTATTCCTCCAACACACAGCTGAGAGGCCTATCAAGGCTTGCATTAAAGCAGCCACTCAGTGTAATCACTCCACTCAGGTAGACACattcagctctcccctccctcccagaaaGCCCCTGAATTGTATTTGGTGGAGCAGTTTTGGGGATGAAAGACTAACAAGGCCTTCGGTACAGACTCGATGTAAGTGAGCAAGACAGCAAGGTCCCTCCCATTTCAGAGAAGAGGCAGGATGTTTCAGGTTGATTTAACATTCATTTACCAGGTAGTCCCATTAGCTCAGGAACAGCTACTCATCCTAGGATTTCAGCCTTTATAACAACATACTTTGAAGCTActccttctgcttctcagtctaattctaaaaataatataaaatgcttCAGCTACTCATTAACATGCAGTTGTCATTCTTACCCAGAAAGACCTGTTCACCGTATAGTTTGCTAGACAGTAGGCTGCtgcagcagtttgtgaaggaAGGTACTTCAGAAAAGGATCAGCTTCAAGGAGACTCAGCTCTGCAAGATACTGAACAAAACACACAAGTTTTTCAAACAGAATGAGTCTAGCTGGTACAATCAGTCCAATACAGCAAGCACTGAAAATTGTGAGTGGTCTCAGTTTCATGTAAAAAAACATGAATTGCATGTCTGGTTGGTAGAAATAGCATTCTAGTCCTGTTGATCTTACGGAAGAACCTTTCGCATGTTTCAACGGGGACAGAAAGACCACACTTTGTCAAAGCCTAAACAATCTACACTGTAATCTGAAGTTCTGGTCCCATCATCAGCTCTGATGTAATTTTACAGATAGAGACttagaaaattaatgttttgtaaAAATGACAAAGACACACTCTTCCCATCCTCCAAGGCTCTTGTTCACACAAGTGGACCTCACTTGGAGATGAGGGATAAATGGACAGCTCTAAGAAATAGAATTTGGGCTCTGTTGGAGTAGAGTCATCGTACAATCCTATACCCTTTGCAGATAAGCAACAAGACACGTGTTTTGCTATAAGCTTGTGTTAACCTGTTTCTAAGCAAGGTTGCCTATGCAGCTATGCAGACATATCCTGTGATATTGTGTAGCAATATGTAGCACCACCACGTCTATGGCAGACTTGCTATGCAGGCACTGTTGAAAAAACAGTCGGATTCCTACCACCTAGCTGCCTAGTCCCTGACCACTGCATTATCCCTGACCAGACAGATAGACCAAACTTAGGACTTCCATGAGACATTTATCTAGAAGTCCCAGCACACAAGCTGCCTACTGAAGGTAGTAGGCTACAAAACATCCAGTTTTAGGCCTGTTGCAGTCCCAGATAAGACCTGGCATAAGAAAAAGTATCTTCTGATAGAGCATAGTATAGTAGCAGAACCTGTTTGCTCAGATAACTTAATGAAATACAAGTGGTTCTGCTTTTAGGatcacttcttcctcctcagtccTAAAAGGAGGATAATTCATACCTTTGCAAAGTTCTCTGTCCTGATACAGACTCCATGCCTCTGAATATACTGAAGGAGGAACTGGTTGATGGTTGGGGCTGTAAGGTCAAAAGCCAACACTTTGAGAAGCAGGTGTTCCATTCTTAGCAGCTGCCTCTTTGTGTAGGTATCATCTGTTATATACACAAATTCATCCACTTCTGGTGGGTAGATCTCTTCATATTTCCTGAAAAATGAATATAGAAGCCATATTTGTCAGCTTGAAAGTTATGGTGAAAGAAAGCTTTCTGCTGGAACTATATCAGGGTGATCACATGATATCACTAAAATTTGTGTAGAGCTCTTATTTCAGTCCTTCCTCTAGGCTAGGTAACAATTTAGTTTCAGATTTGGGCAAAGATGTTTAGAGGAACTCCAAGTCATCAGTCTAGATAGAAACACACTCACATTGTTGGCTCTTGACTAACAGCAAGCTCTCAGAGAGACTGTGAGCAACACAATGCACTCCAGACAAAAACACATGCGCTCCTAGGCTATGTTGGGTACCCTGTCTACTTAAAGCAGTTCAAGGCTAATTGCAGATTGCAACTGTGAATCTACTGCAGCCTTATAGGCTAGCAGCCTAACAGAGCAGTGTTTTTGCTCCTGCTGTTACAGTTACAAGGTTTCCCCACTACAGTTCCTCACATCACAAacattaaatgtttaattttgctaGTGCCAAAGTAAGCAAAGTTGCTAATCTCGAGACATCATGAAAAACTACCTACCACTGCAAGCTTCAGTCCTTCAAATTAAACTAAAAGACTCAGTCCAAAAATAAGTTTTAGCTCACTGAGATTTCAGGAGATGAAACACTTACGCAGCCAGAAGAATTGCTGCTGTTCCTACAAGCTGCAGCTTCCCTCTGAGAACAGACATGCAGGAAAGAAACCTGTCCAGGAAGTTCACTGCCAAGAACAAAGTCTCCGTCTGAAGTTGATATTCTTCTCCTACTTCCACCAGCCAGTCTACCAAGATAGCACGCATTCTTGTTGTGATATCTGGTTGCTTCCTCATGTAGTAGGGCTGGGGCTTGAATCTTACCTGTTTGGAGAGAGAGTTGAAGAATCAGGATGCTCACCCTGAAGAGACCCATTGATGGCTG
This genomic interval from Calonectris borealis chromosome 1, bCalBor7.hap1.2, whole genome shotgun sequence contains the following:
- the CCNA1 gene encoding cyclin-A1, which translates into the protein MRRTGEKSRAGRRDSCPAAPCSGGRAVLGVLAENGQQRPGGQGAAVIRRFSGSENTIPSSGKDELPNRIVNAASKQGFAIYVDEPEQKENYSYQVAEDLESSLCELDTSAMTSGIHLLLNLSTGSPMIVDTSFQSQPEDYMGDAVTLTVGEYAEDIHQYLREAEVRFKPQPYYMRKQPDITTRMRAILVDWLVEVGEEYQLQTETLFLAVNFLDRFLSCMSVLRGKLQLVGTAAILLAAKYEEIYPPEVDEFVYITDDTYTKRQLLRMEHLLLKVLAFDLTAPTINQFLLQYIQRHGVCIRTENFAKYLAELSLLEADPFLKYLPSQTAAAAYCLANYTVNRSFWPETLAVFTGYSLSEIVPCLTDLHKACLDAPHCQLQAIKEKYKHSKYLQVSLLEPPAVLPLQ